A single region of the Methanobrevibacter sp. genome encodes:
- a CDS encoding cyclophilin-like fold protein translates to MNKLIFAAIFLSVFLGSAVNAEDISTDTVKLKINNTTFDVKLENNSATEELINHLNDGNVTVEAADYGNFEKVGSLGFSLPTNDENIETASGDIVLYQGNQISLFYESHSWSYTKIGKIQNVSSDELKGILGSGDVKLTFSLN, encoded by the coding sequence ATGAATAAACTAATTTTTGCAGCAATTTTTTTAAGCGTTTTTTTAGGCTCAGCAGTAAATGCCGAGGATATTTCAACAGATACTGTTAAACTTAAAATTAATAATACGACTTTTGATGTTAAATTGGAAAATAATTCAGCAACAGAAGAATTAATAAATCATTTAAATGATGGAAATGTCACTGTTGAAGCAGCTGACTACGGTAATTTTGAAAAAGTGGGAAGTTTGGGTTTTTCACTACCTACTAATGATGAAAATATTGAAACTGCATCCGGCGATATTGTACTGTATCAGGGAAATCAGATATCTCTGTTCTATGAGTCTCATTCCTGGAGTTATACAAAAATCGGTAAAATACAAAACGTAAGTTCAGATGAGCTTAAAGGCATTTTAGGCTCAGGTGATGTTAAACTGACATTCAGTTTAAATTAA
- a CDS encoding ATP-binding cassette domain-containing protein, which produces MYQDMIIIRGAKVHNLKNVDVDIPLGKIVAVSGVSGSGKSSLALGVLYSEGSRRYLDALSTYTRRRITQSQKAQVDLIQYVPAALALHQRPNVPNIRSTFGTSTELLNSLRLLYSRCGNYTCPNGHLQEPTLSVAREIPIKCPECGVEFWGLGAEEYAFNSDGACPTCSGTGYIRDVDDSKLILDETKTLKEGAVDAWNQFGISWMYHVAGELGVRLDVPFKDLSDEEKDIVYNGPAVKKYINIPSKNGKLFELNAEYRNAHKAIEEALKNAKTEKGLTKINKFLTTKVCSDCNGTRLNSQARKTLLGGITLPEACQMNLKELVLWISQVIDELPDGVRQMAVDISEEFMDNAKILLDLGLSYISLDRPSNTLSTGELQRVQIAKTLRNRTTGVLYVLDEPSIGLHPNNVDGLINVIRRLVEDGNSIILVDHDTKILGIADYMIEMGPEAGAEGGNIIAKGTLDEIKNNGSSQIAPFLTNSEKIIIRDKSPNVFENGEINIKTSQIHNVKEMDVSIPKGKLTVVSGVSGSGKTTLLLEALYPAVKSYINDEDLPVGVQDIDCDNIKKIDLIDSVPIGKNVRSTVATYSKVLDDLRREFAKLTDEYKMADFSYNTGKLRCETCNGTGHVSMDVQFLPDVEMTCPDCEGLRYDKKVEDITYNGLSIADIMSLTIDEALEELFELKKVTSKLQKLSDLGLGYLTLGEATPSLSGGEAQRLKLASEIGKSQKNSIFIFDEPTIGLHPLDVKVLIDVFDNLIDRGATVIVIEHDLDLIANADYIVDMGIGENYCAGEILARGSLEDIINSKSSLTGKYLAEKELF; this is translated from the coding sequence ATGTATCAAGACATGATAATTATTCGTGGAGCTAAAGTTCACAATTTAAAAAATGTTGATGTGGATATTCCTCTTGGAAAAATTGTAGCCGTTTCAGGAGTTTCCGGAAGCGGAAAATCATCACTGGCTTTAGGAGTTTTGTATTCAGAAGGATCCCGCAGATATCTCGATGCGCTTTCCACATATACCCGAAGAAGAATCACACAATCTCAAAAGGCTCAAGTTGATTTAATCCAGTATGTTCCGGCGGCTCTGGCACTCCATCAAAGGCCAAATGTTCCAAATATTCGCTCAACATTTGGAACTTCCACAGAACTTTTAAATTCATTAAGATTATTGTACTCAAGATGTGGTAACTATACCTGTCCGAACGGACATCTTCAGGAACCTACATTAAGCGTTGCTCGTGAAATACCAATTAAATGCCCTGAATGCGGTGTAGAATTTTGGGGATTGGGTGCTGAGGAATATGCATTCAACTCCGATGGGGCTTGTCCAACATGCAGCGGAACAGGTTACATCAGGGATGTGGACGATTCAAAATTGATTTTAGATGAAACAAAAACTTTAAAAGAAGGGGCAGTTGATGCATGGAACCAGTTTGGAATCTCTTGGATGTACCATGTCGCAGGAGAGCTGGGAGTTAGATTGGATGTTCCGTTTAAAGATTTAAGCGATGAAGAAAAGGACATTGTTTATAATGGCCCTGCAGTGAAAAAGTACATTAACATTCCGTCCAAGAACGGTAAGCTGTTTGAGTTAAATGCAGAGTATAGGAATGCACATAAGGCTATTGAAGAGGCATTGAAAAATGCAAAGACAGAAAAAGGTTTAACAAAAATCAATAAATTCCTAACAACTAAGGTATGCAGTGACTGTAACGGAACAAGACTTAATTCACAAGCTCGCAAAACTCTTTTAGGTGGAATAACTCTGCCTGAAGCGTGCCAAATGAATCTGAAGGAACTGGTTTTGTGGATTTCGCAGGTTATAGATGAACTTCCGGATGGTGTTAGGCAAATGGCAGTTGACATATCCGAAGAATTTATGGACAATGCAAAAATTTTGCTTGATTTGGGTTTAAGCTATATTTCTCTTGACAGGCCTTCAAATACTCTTTCCACTGGCGAACTTCAGAGAGTTCAAATTGCAAAAACATTAAGAAACCGTACAACCGGAGTGCTGTATGTTTTGGATGAACCTTCAATAGGTTTGCATCCGAATAATGTTGATGGGCTAATTAATGTTATCAGACGATTGGTCGAGGATGGAAATTCAATAATTTTAGTTGACCATGACACAAAAATATTGGGAATTGCAGATTATATGATTGAAATGGGGCCTGAAGCAGGTGCTGAAGGCGGAAATATCATAGCAAAAGGAACTTTAGATGAAATCAAAAATAATGGCTCTTCACAAATTGCTCCGTTTTTAACAAATTCCGAAAAGATTATCATTAGGGACAAATCACCGAATGTCTTTGAAAATGGTGAGATTAACATTAAAACTTCTCAAATCCATAATGTGAAAGAGATGGATGTTTCAATTCCAAAAGGCAAATTAACAGTAGTAAGCGGAGTTTCCGGAAGTGGGAAAACAACTCTGCTTTTAGAAGCATTATATCCTGCTGTCAAATCTTACATTAACGATGAAGATTTGCCTGTTGGTGTTCAGGATATTGATTGTGACAATATTAAGAAAATAGACTTGATTGACAGTGTTCCGATAGGTAAAAATGTAAGAAGTACCGTTGCCACATACTCAAAGGTCCTTGATGATTTAAGAAGGGAATTCGCTAAATTGACTGATGAGTATAAGATGGCAGATTTCTCATATAATACTGGAAAACTGAGATGTGAAACCTGTAATGGTACGGGACATGTTTCCATGGATGTGCAGTTCCTGCCTGATGTTGAAATGACCTGTCCTGATTGTGAAGGTCTCAGATATGATAAAAAAGTTGAAGATATAACATATAATGGACTTTCCATTGCAGATATCATGAGTTTAACAATTGATGAAGCATTGGAAGAGCTCTTTGAGCTTAAAAAAGTCACATCTAAATTGCAGAAACTGTCCGATTTGGGATTGGGTTATCTCACCCTTGGTGAGGCAACTCCAAGTTTATCCGGTGGTGAAGCTCAAAGGTTAAAACTGGCTTCTGAAATTGGAAAATCACAAAAGAATTCAATATTTATCTTTGATGAACCGACAATAGGTCTTCATCCGCTGGATGTTAAGGTTTTAATTGATGTTTTTGACAATCTCATTGACAGGGGAGCAACTGTCATTGTTATTGAACATGACCTTGATTTAATCGCTAATGCTGATTATATCGTTGATATGGGAATCGGTGAAAACTACTGTGCAGGCGAAATATTGGCCAGAGGTAGTCTGGAGGATATAATTAATTCGAAAAGTAGTTTAACCGGCAAATATTTGGCTGAAAAAGAATTATTCTAG
- a CDS encoding aldo/keto reductase has product MKNDIDRFGFGFMRLPLKKGRIDYEKTNEMVDEFIARGGKFFDTGVDYLSGESEVAIRKAVVERYPRNQFFISDKMPVYSMKRSDDPYEIFENQLKRCGVDYFDYYLVHDAEDRYYEGLCKDLDIFNILNEFKRQGRIKKLGLSLHDTPEVLDKILTEHPEIEFVLLQINYKDWDNSYVQSRNCYEMAVKHNKPVFVMGPVKGGQLAKVNVNVKKLFDSYNDWTPALWALSFVLNLDDAEMILSGMSTIDEIKQNMDFIEKFNKLSDSEVRILSKACDLMQNRDEIQCTTCDYCKNHCPTDIPISKFFDLYNLNKKSVSFNQDYYDEYDSISMQYSKASDCIDCGECEEFCPQHLNIPRELKKVVNIFE; this is encoded by the coding sequence ATGAAAAATGATATTGACAGATTCGGTTTCGGATTTATGAGATTGCCATTAAAAAAAGGAAGAATCGACTATGAAAAAACTAATGAAATGGTGGATGAATTCATTGCCAGAGGGGGTAAGTTTTTTGATACAGGCGTTGATTACCTGAGTGGTGAAAGTGAAGTAGCTATTAGAAAAGCCGTTGTTGAAAGATATCCTCGAAATCAATTTTTCATTTCAGATAAAATGCCGGTTTACTCCATGAAAAGAAGCGATGATCCTTATGAAATTTTTGAAAATCAGCTTAAACGTTGTGGAGTTGATTATTTTGACTATTATCTAGTGCATGATGCAGAAGACAGATATTATGAAGGATTATGTAAGGATTTGGATATTTTCAACATTTTAAATGAATTTAAACGTCAGGGAAGAATTAAAAAACTTGGATTAAGTCTACATGATACTCCCGAGGTTCTGGACAAAATTTTAACTGAACATCCTGAAATCGAATTTGTGCTTCTGCAGATTAATTACAAAGATTGGGATAATTCCTATGTTCAATCCAGGAATTGTTATGAAATGGCAGTAAAACACAACAAACCTGTTTTTGTTATGGGTCCAGTTAAAGGTGGGCAACTGGCAAAAGTTAATGTTAATGTTAAAAAGTTATTCGATTCTTATAATGACTGGACGCCTGCATTGTGGGCACTTTCATTTGTTTTAAATTTGGATGATGCTGAAATGATTTTAAGTGGTATGAGCACAATTGATGAGATAAAACAGAATATGGATTTCATAGAAAAATTCAATAAGTTAAGTGATTCTGAAGTTAGGATACTCAGTAAAGCTTGTGACCTGATGCAAAATCGTGATGAAATTCAATGTACAACCTGTGATTACTGTAAAAATCACTGCCCTACAGATATTCCTATTTCAAAATTTTTTGATTTATATAATTTGAATAAAAAATCTGTTTCATTTAATCAGGATTATTATGATGAATACGATTCCATTTCTATGCAATATTCAAAGGCTTCCGATTGCATTGACTGTGGGGAGTGTGAAGAGTTTTGCCCGCAGCATTTAAATATTCCTCGAGAACTTAAAAAGGTTGTAAATATTTTTGAGTGA
- the fdhD gene encoding formate dehydrogenase accessory sulfurtransferase FdhD: MEFLRQTDVIQWSDGQYKTIKENSVDDEYTYLFIDYLPPRKFSTYPKDLEDFAIGYCLGEGLIKDYNDIKSINLDGTNILVSTTLTHSPEEDLEQEGIVQERKGNCEHACVCRLLEYQGVNSDNAGGIRSELKTIEPNTADLKINATQIIKDIKHLTDEAKIWQKTAGVHVAQLKYEDNIIIREDVSRHVAVDKVIGAASKEGYDFSKCYISYSGRMPADMLIKVIRVGIPIIISNAAPASSGIDVARAGNITMVGFVRDNRFTIYTAPERVNLEK; this comes from the coding sequence ATGGAATTCTTAAGACAAACTGATGTTATTCAATGGAGCGATGGCCAATATAAAACCATCAAGGAAAACAGTGTTGATGATGAATATACTTATCTGTTTATAGATTATTTGCCTCCGCGTAAGTTTTCAACCTATCCTAAGGATCTGGAAGATTTTGCAATCGGATATTGTCTTGGTGAAGGTTTAATTAAAGATTATAATGATATTAAATCAATTAATTTAGACGGTACAAACATTCTGGTATCAACAACATTAACTCACAGTCCCGAAGAGGACCTGGAACAGGAAGGTATTGTTCAGGAAAGAAAAGGCAACTGCGAACATGCATGTGTTTGCAGGCTTCTTGAATATCAGGGAGTAAATTCAGACAATGCCGGAGGAATAAGGTCTGAGCTTAAAACAATAGAACCAAATACCGCTGATTTAAAAATTAATGCAACTCAAATAATTAAGGATATTAAACATCTGACTGATGAGGCAAAAATTTGGCAAAAAACTGCAGGAGTACACGTTGCACAGCTGAAATATGAAGATAACATTATCATTCGTGAAGATGTAAGCCGTCATGTTGCAGTCGATAAGGTAATCGGAGCCGCTTCAAAAGAGGGATATGACTTTTCAAAATGTTATATTTCATACAGTGGCAGAATGCCTGCGGACATGTTAATTAAAGTGATTAGAGTTGGAATTCCAATAATAATTTCAAATGCTGCACCTGCATCTTCAGGAATTGATGTGGCACGTGCAGGTAACATTACTATGGTTGGTTTTGTTCGCGATAACAGGTTCACTATCTATACTGCACCCGAACGTGTAAATCTGGAAAAGTAG
- a CDS encoding HesA/MoeB/ThiF family protein, whose product MPTRYIGDGYWEIASRQMSIVTRSEQERFKDAKITVIGCGGIGGETIEMLARMGIGELVLVDKDAFDLSNLNRQTLASIADLGLDKSAVAAEKVRLINPYVKVTTFNEHVDQTNIDKVIGDSNIVIDALDNVLTRVIVSRTAKEKGIPYIHGAIHGTMGQITVFLPNSEKTYEEMFNLPSIGKDLNEETINALKNVTSGVPPVIGPTPNLIGCLEAFEAYKIITGVGKVTVAPNILTFDLLDLGSFSLDEL is encoded by the coding sequence ATGCCAACAAGATACATCGGTGATGGATACTGGGAAATAGCTTCCCGTCAAATGAGTATAGTAACCAGAAGTGAACAAGAAAGATTTAAAGATGCCAAAATCACAGTAATAGGATGCGGCGGAATTGGTGGAGAAACTATTGAAATGCTTGCAAGAATGGGAATCGGCGAACTTGTTCTAGTTGATAAGGACGCTTTTGACCTATCAAACCTAAACCGTCAAACATTAGCATCAATTGCAGATTTAGGTCTTGACAAAAGTGCCGTTGCCGCTGAAAAAGTAAGGCTGATAAACCCATATGTTAAAGTTACAACATTCAATGAACATGTCGACCAGACAAACATAGACAAAGTAATTGGAGATTCCAATATTGTTATTGATGCGCTGGACAATGTACTTACAAGAGTTATTGTATCCAGAACCGCAAAAGAAAAAGGAATCCCATATATCCATGGTGCAATTCATGGAACAATGGGTCAAATTACTGTATTTTTACCAAACAGCGAAAAAACATATGAAGAAATGTTTAATTTACCTTCAATAGGTAAAGATCTGAATGAAGAAACAATCAATGCTTTGAAAAATGTAACATCAGGTGTTCCACCTGTTATTGGACCTACACCTAATTTAATAGGTTGTCTTGAAGCATTTGAAGCATATAAAATAATTACTGGAGTAGGTAAAGTAACCGTAGCTCCAAATATATTAACTTTCGATTTATTGGATTTAGGTTCATTTTCACTAGATGAACTTTAA
- the larE gene encoding ATP-dependent sacrificial sulfur transferase LarE, with amino-acid sequence MNLEDKINIVKDILKDKKVAIGFSGGADSTLIAYLSSKVSKDTLAITINNHLLPTDFIEHTKHVAELFGIKHKIVDINFYEHEEFLSNDSSRCYNCRTLMYSNIEKIAKENGFDFICDGNNISDLVIDRPGILVTYSKGFETPFIEAKLTSKDIHEFLNKNNIPYSRSTTCLATRIPTNTKTTSEKIERIRYCEDYILKNTSCSIVKVRDLKKYAIIEVDKLDELLNNAKYSKINAELTKQGFKKVALNLSPIDDDEFIKIDYCNNSFSYQLPYTINIENTKKQLKNQIITSTNEKINLKNMTIFENGLIEGHDFETYEIALDSFMEVLPKLRRNI; translated from the coding sequence ATGAACTTAGAAGATAAAATCAATATCGTTAAAGATATTTTAAAAGACAAAAAAGTAGCCATTGGATTTTCAGGCGGTGCGGATTCAACTTTAATAGCTTATTTATCTTCAAAAGTTTCAAAAGATACTTTAGCAATTACAATTAATAATCATCTGCTTCCAACAGATTTTATTGAACATACAAAACATGTTGCAGAGTTATTTGGAATCAAACACAAAATCGTTGACATTAACTTTTATGAACATGAAGAATTTTTGTCAAACGATTCAAGCAGATGTTATAATTGCAGAACTTTAATGTATTCAAACATTGAAAAAATAGCTAAAGAGAATGGTTTTGATTTCATTTGTGATGGTAATAACATTAGCGATTTAGTCATTGACAGACCAGGAATACTTGTAACATACAGTAAAGGATTTGAAACACCGTTTATTGAAGCAAAATTAACTTCAAAAGACATTCATGAATTTCTAAACAAAAACAATATTCCTTATTCTAGATCCACTACATGCCTAGCAACTAGAATTCCGACAAATACAAAAACAACCAGCGAAAAAATTGAAAGGATACGATACTGTGAGGATTATATCCTGAAAAATACTTCCTGCAGTATCGTGAAAGTAAGGGATCTGAAAAAATACGCCATAATTGAAGTTGACAAATTGGATGAATTACTGAACAATGCAAAATATTCTAAAATCAATGCTGAATTAACTAAACAGGGTTTTAAAAAAGTTGCCTTAAATTTATCACCTATTGATGATGATGAATTTATTAAAATTGATTATTGTAACAATTCATTTTCATATCAACTCCCGTATACAATAAATATTGAAAATACAAAAAAGCAACTTAAAAACCAAATTATTACCAGCACAAATGAAAAAATTAACCTGAAAAACATGACAATTTTTGAAAACGGACTGATTGAAGGACATGACTTTGAAACATATGAAATCGCATTAGATTCCTTTATGGAAGTGCTGCCCAAATTAAGAAGAAATATATAG
- a CDS encoding GMC family oxidoreductase N-terminal domain-containing protein — translation MLIFFGGIKIYDVIVIGSGAGGSTVAKDLAHNGRKVLVLEKGNFQNDGSYVGHMKTKQINLKNNLSSEDKKNYPFLTRPLDLTNIEEIGGTTTASIGNACFSCSGCYSNSIMQQFEDKKLDIFEELLEASGELNVRYFPRNLWGNSTRLIAKAGEELGYIVEPMPKFINFEKCKLCGKCVNGCVFDAKWDGTYFIRQAIDYGCDIVTDFNVFEILHENNEVAGVVGIDKNNQKIEYRAKKVIVSAGALNTPVILKNSGISNVGGQIFFDIFTTLGGYLKDANLKNELMMGIKAEFGPYFLSPHYSMQLLPQIKERGFDADEKDVIGIMLKFADTCIGTIDSKGNIEKTLTKVDVDLIKEGYQKAINILLKLGVSTDSIVATSLKGAHPGGTAAVGEVVDNNFETEIKGLYVCDASVIPEAPGRPPILTIVAIAKKVAKIVDNAI, via the coding sequence TTGTTAATATTTTTTGGAGGAATTAAAATTTATGATGTGATTGTTATCGGGTCTGGTGCAGGAGGATCAACTGTAGCCAAGGATTTAGCTCACAACGGACGGAAAGTTCTTGTTTTGGAAAAGGGAAACTTTCAAAATGACGGAAGTTATGTTGGCCATATGAAAACAAAACAGATTAATCTAAAAAATAACCTTTCCAGTGAAGATAAGAAAAATTATCCATTTTTAACCAGACCTCTGGATTTGACAAATATAGAAGAGATTGGAGGCACAACAACTGCATCCATAGGAAATGCCTGCTTTTCATGCAGCGGATGTTATTCCAACTCAATAATGCAACAGTTCGAAGATAAAAAATTAGATATCTTTGAAGAGCTTTTGGAAGCAAGCGGTGAATTAAATGTACGTTATTTTCCAAGAAATCTGTGGGGAAATTCCACAAGACTCATTGCCAAAGCCGGTGAGGAATTAGGTTACATTGTCGAACCAATGCCCAAATTCATTAACTTTGAAAAATGCAAATTATGCGGTAAATGCGTCAACGGATGTGTATTCGATGCAAAATGGGATGGGACTTATTTTATTCGCCAGGCCATAGATTACGGTTGTGATATAGTCACTGATTTCAATGTATTTGAAATACTGCATGAAAATAATGAGGTAGCCGGTGTTGTTGGAATAGATAAAAATAATCAAAAAATTGAATATCGTGCAAAAAAAGTAATAGTCAGTGCAGGTGCATTAAATACTCCTGTTATACTTAAGAATTCAGGAATTTCAAATGTAGGCGGTCAGATATTTTTTGATATTTTTACAACCCTCGGAGGATATCTCAAAGATGCAAATTTAAAAAATGAACTGATGATGGGAATCAAGGCAGAATTTGGTCCATATTTCCTGTCTCCACATTATTCAATGCAGTTACTTCCCCAAATTAAAGAACGAGGATTTGATGCTGATGAAAAGGATGTCATTGGAATAATGCTTAAATTTGCAGATACCTGTATTGGAACAATTGATTCCAAAGGCAATATAGAAAAAACATTAACTAAAGTTGATGTTGATTTAATCAAGGAAGGATATCAAAAAGCTATTAATATATTGCTTAAACTGGGTGTTTCAACAGATTCCATTGTTGCAACATCTCTTAAAGGAGCACATCCCGGAGGAACTGCTGCTGTAGGGGAAGTTGTCGACAACAATTTTGAAACCGAAATCAAAGGATTATACGTTTGTGATGCAAGCGTAATTCCAGAAGCTCCAGGAAGGCCGCCAATTTTAACAATTGTTGCAATTGCTAAAAAAGTGGCAAAAATTGTAGATAATGCTATTTGA
- a CDS encoding MoaD/ThiS family protein: protein MKYNLKFKDIDETREFKETLTIKDVLAELGLSAQTVVAKQNGELAIEESPIEDGDDIQLIQIIYGG from the coding sequence ATGAAATATAACTTAAAATTTAAAGATATTGATGAAACAAGAGAATTTAAAGAAACATTAACAATTAAAGATGTGTTGGCAGAATTAGGTTTGTCTGCTCAAACTGTTGTTGCAAAACAAAATGGTGAACTTGCCATAGAAGAAAGCCCAATTGAAGATGGTGATGATATTCAGTTAATTCAGATAATTTATGGTGGTTAA
- a CDS encoding class I SAM-dependent methyltransferase: MVAEKITQCMKPHGEEGYQTIENMNENHKEISDFAFECVNVGENDKILDIGCGGGVNIEKFLKLTSGNVDGLDYSGVSVNASIRQNQNAVESGRCNVIQADVSDMPIDDESYDLVSAFETIYFWPDIANTFKEVSRIIKPQGQFMIAQGTDGNHPDDELWLSTVEGMSVYTADELEKYLLNAGFKSVKSFKKENDYILIVIAKK, encoded by the coding sequence ATGGTAGCTGAAAAAATTACCCAATGCATGAAACCTCACGGCGAAGAAGGATATCAGACAATTGAAAACATGAATGAAAATCACAAAGAAATATCTGATTTTGCATTTGAATGCGTTAATGTGGGAGAAAATGACAAGATACTTGATATCGGCTGCGGAGGTGGAGTAAACATAGAAAAATTCCTCAAATTAACATCCGGAAATGTTGACGGACTTGATTATTCTGGAGTATCTGTTAATGCTTCAATCAGACAGAATCAGAATGCTGTTGAAAGCGGAAGGTGCAATGTCATCCAGGCAGATGTCAGTGATATGCCAATTGATGATGAAAGCTATGATTTGGTTAGTGCGTTTGAAACCATATATTTCTGGCCGGATATCGCAAATACATTTAAGGAAGTTTCAAGAATCATCAAACCGCAGGGACAATTCATGATTGCTCAGGGAACTGACGGAAACCATCCTGACGATGAACTATGGCTGTCCACAGTTGAAGGAATGAGCGTTTACACCGCAGATGAACTGGAAAAATATTTACTTAATGCAGGATTTAAAAGTGTAAAAAGCTTTAAAAAAGAAAATGATTATATATTAATAGTTATTGCAAAAAAATAA
- a CDS encoding ABC transporter substrate-binding protein yields MDNKIIAIILVIIAIIIGGAYVTSHSDDNIVTIGYLPSDHDSALFVAHAQGEYANHGIHTKLVQFNNGGDLMTAMASGDVEVGYVGITPVLSSIEKGVPVKIISAAQTEGSGIVVSPSSGIHSASDLSGKKIATPGEASIQHMLLQYYLKQNGMSLSDLKVAPMKVPSMNDALKTNKIDGIITFEPYVTTAVDNGNEVLVKSGEILPNHPCCVVVASDDYLGRHPDETVKLLEIHANATKFINDKIADDDTDDVVGLLPADIISNKDIEEDSLESFPFISGLNESFKKDVKDFMNLEVELGILKKPISDDKLYWEGSK; encoded by the coding sequence ATGGATAATAAAATTATCGCAATTATTTTGGTAATCATTGCTATTATTATTGGAGGGGCATATGTTACCTCCCATAGTGATGATAACATAGTTACTATTGGATATTTGCCTTCAGATCATGATTCCGCATTGTTTGTGGCTCATGCACAGGGTGAATATGCCAACCACGGTATTCACACTAAGCTAGTTCAGTTCAATAACGGTGGAGACCTGATGACTGCAATGGCAAGTGGGGATGTTGAAGTTGGATATGTAGGTATTACTCCTGTTTTATCTTCTATCGAAAAGGGAGTTCCGGTTAAAATTATTTCCGCAGCTCAAACTGAAGGATCAGGTATTGTTGTTTCTCCAAGTTCAGGAATTCATTCTGCTTCCGACTTGTCCGGTAAAAAGATAGCTACTCCTGGGGAGGCTTCAATCCAGCACATGCTGCTTCAATATTATTTGAAACAGAACGGAATGTCATTAAGTGATTTGAAAGTAGCTCCTATGAAAGTTCCTTCCATGAATGACGCTTTGAAAACAAATAAAATCGATGGTATAATTACATTTGAACCTTATGTTACTACTGCTGTAGATAATGGAAATGAAGTGTTGGTGAAATCAGGTGAAATTCTGCCAAATCATCCATGCTGTGTTGTGGTGGCATCTGATGACTATTTAGGCCGTCATCCGGATGAAACTGTAAAACTTTTAGAGATTCATGCAAATGCAACCAAATTCATCAATGACAAGATTGCTGATGATGATACTGATGATGTTGTCGGTCTGTTGCCTGCAGATATTATTTCCAATAAGGATATTGAAGAGGATTCCTTGGAAAGTTTCCCATTCATTTCAGGATTAAATGAAAGCTTTAAAAAAGATGTTAAGGATTTCATGAATCTGGAAGTTGAATTGGGTATTTTAAAGAAACCTATTTCTGACGACAAATTATACTGGGAAGGTAGTAAATAA
- a CDS encoding class II glutamine amidotransferase: MCEIFCFNSNKPKQLNQCLECFYNHSDNHPHGWGLATMQSDEFVIDKEPIKAACSQHLKDILSNPVVGKNVFAHIRLATVGEIISPNCHPFVEADDNNRSWMLIHNGTIFDFPELDKYKEKENGDTDSERILLYIIDNVNQFEKDKNAPSTIKERFDILLKIVSNLSKNNKLNLMIYDGELTYIHSNMKESLYYLKNEDEFLVATTPLDDDENWKQVELNKLFGLIDGNIVFESEEHDNEFIFTEEHEKAMEEFLKAIN, encoded by the coding sequence ATGTGTGAAATTTTTTGTTTTAATTCAAATAAGCCAAAACAATTAAATCAGTGCCTTGAATGTTTTTATAATCACTCAGATAATCATCCGCATGGATGGGGATTGGCTACAATGCAATCCGATGAATTTGTTATAGATAAAGAGCCTATAAAAGCAGCATGCAGTCAGCACTTAAAAGATATATTATCCAATCCTGTTGTTGGCAAAAATGTATTCGCCCATATCAGGTTAGCAACGGTTGGTGAAATAATATCTCCCAATTGCCACCCTTTCGTTGAAGCAGATGATAACAATCGATCTTGGATGTTAATTCATAACGGAACCATTTTTGACTTTCCCGAATTAGATAAATACAAAGAAAAAGAAAATGGCGACACTGATTCTGAGCGAATACTATTATATATAATCGATAATGTTAATCAATTTGAAAAAGATAAAAACGCTCCTTCAACAATTAAAGAACGTTTTGACATACTTTTAAAAATTGTATCCAATCTATCTAAAAACAATAAGCTTAATCTAATGATTTACGATGGAGAGCTAACATATATTCATTCAAACATGAAAGAGTCATTATATTACTTAAAAAACGAAGATGAATTTCTTGTTGCTACAACTCCATTGGATGATGATGAAAACTGGAAACAGGTCGAGCTGAATAAATTATTTGGACTGATTGACGGAAACATCGTTTTTGAAAGCGAAGAACATGACAATGAATTTATATTCACTGAAGAACATGAAAAAGCTATGGAAGAATTTTTAAAAGCTATCAATTAG